The sequence GGGGTGAGCGTAGTGCATGTCATCGCGGCGCTTGGTATCTCTGTCCTTGGTAAGAGCAGTCATTTACGCCTCCTTGCCGCCGGGGGCGGCGCTCTGCACGCTTTTGAGATATTCGGCCTCGTCCAGTCCCAGCTGGGAGCACACGGCGCGCTCTTCATCGGACAGCTTGCCGGTGCCAGCGGGAGGTTTGCCGTCAGGCCCCTTGGGACCGGTGGGAACAACCGGAGCGGATGCGCTCATCCATGCCTTGAATCCATCCGGGTCTTTTTCCGCATAGCTCTGCGCCCACGGCTCCATGGCGGGGCTGACCTTGTGGGCAGTCTTGGCCTCTTCCACCAGCGACTTGGCGGTGGATGCGGACACGTCCTTGCGCAGTGCGGCAAGCGCGGAGGATGTCTCCTGATACATTTCAATGGGCACAAACTTCGCCGGGTCGGGCGCGCCCACGCGACTGGCCAGTGCGCGGGCTTCAGTAGCGATGGCATCGGCCGTGGCACCGTCCGGTGCCCCGATGGCCTTGGCGATGGATGCCAGCCCTGCGCCTGCGCTGTGCGCGGCGGTGACGAGGCCCTGCACCTTGGCCGTCACAACATCCTCGGCACTGTCCGCAGGCAGGCCGAGAATGCCGGTAAGCATTTTCTTGAGGTCCATATCTTCCTCTCTGGTATGGGGTTGGGCCTCGCCGCCTGCACGGCGGGAGGCAATGGCGACAAGTTCGAGATTGGGCACATTGGTCAGGGCGGCAGATTCGATACGGATGATGCGACCATCCGCTGTGTGGCGGAACACCGGGGACAGGTAACGGTATTCACGCGCCCTGATATGGGCGGCGGCCTTTTCCGTCCACCGGACACGGCCCCACACCTCGCCACCAAACTTGACCGCCAATTCGACAATCCAGCCGGATGCCGGAGCAGGTTGCCCGTTGATGGCGGCGTATTCCAGCTGGTGGTCGTAATCCATGGGCAATTCCGCACCGGCCTGATAGGCGATGGTGGTCGCAATGATGCCCGCCGGATCGGCGTTGCGGTACGGGCCACGGCCGTCTCTGCCGCGAAATTCCCCGGAGGGCAGCAACTGTATCCATTCCGGAGGCGTTGCGGTCACATCCATAGGGTCGGTCAGCTCCACCGCGTGGCGGGCCTGCAAAAGGGGCGATGTGGTGTGTTTGGTGTCCATGCGCCCCTTTTAGGGCGCATGGTGGGCCGAGTCTTTTAATGCCCGTTAGAACATGGCCGGGCTGGAGGAAGAAAGGACTGGCGTTGCCGGATTGGCGTGGGCGCGAGACTGGCGTTCATAAACGTTCATGAACGGGGTTTGCCGCGCGAAAGACGGCAGGGGCGGGCAACGTGTCGTGGGCACCCGCTTGGGGCCGCAAACGGTTATATTGTGCATGCGCCCCTTGCATCAATGCGCGGGGCATCGTATTGTCTCTGTACAGGTACCGCACCCGGCGCTGGCCGCGAAATCGCTTCGGCCCGCCATACTCCGTCCCCGAACAGGGTGTAGCGGAGACGCGAAAGGGGATTGGCGTTCCCCCGCCGGATGCGGCCCTCCCATCAGATATCTCCCTCCACCACATCATACCGCCCTCTGTTGCGCAGCTCATCCGCATTGGTGGTTCGTCCGCTGCGTACACTGTTGGTGGTCACTTTTTCCCGTGCCACCCGTGTGCGGTAGTCCACCTTGACGATGACCTTTTCCGCCGCGTTGCCTTCCATGTGCCAGACGTAAACCAGGCCGGGGTCCTGCTTGTCCCACAGGATGGCCTGCGGCCGTGCGAGAATTTGCGGCAGCCGGGAGAGAGTGGCGGGCGGCAACTGATTGCCCTTGGCGCTGCGCAGCATGTGCAGCACGTCACCATCTGCCATGGTGATGGCACCGGATGCCGGGATCACATTGCGGCCGCGCAGGAAGTCCAGCGCTCCGGGCGGAAGGGCCCCGACTACACGACGCTCGCCCATGGCGCGATAGTTGCCGCTGCGGGCGCGATGTACCACATCATTGACCCACCCCGCGAAATCCTTTTCCAGTGCGGGCATCACGAACCGGGCCGAAGCTGCCATGGCCTTGGCCGCCACATCGGGCGGCAGCGGCACCAGCTTGTTCATCAGGGTGCGGGCCGCGTGTTCCTGCAGGGCAGCCTTGCCGGGATTGTAGCCCCAGCCGGGGTCAATACCCTTGGGCACCATCACAACTTCGCCGGTCTTGGGGTTTTTCCACGGCACCATGGGAGGCCGGGGCGGCGACTCGCTGACAGTGTATCCGTAACGGTCCAGATCTCGCTGCCCCAGCTGCTGAACGGAGCACCGGCAACGCCAGCCGTTGGGCGGGTAATGAGTGTTCCAGAAGGGGTCGTCCATGGGCAGCACCGTGCCGTGCCATGCCCGATGATCTGGGCGTGTACGACGGTCCAGAATGGCCACATACCGCAGGAAAGGACGCCGGTCCTTGGTGCGCTGCGCCCGCGCCCATGCGCCGGAGGCATGGGCCGTGCGCAGGTTCACATCGTAGATGGTGCGCAGACGACGCGGGCTGCCCAGCTGGACCGAGCGTACTTCGCCGGTGCGCGGATCGGGCAGTTCCTTGCGGCCCCACCAGCCTTTGGCCTGCAGGACGGGGGTCAGTTCCTTTTTGAAGTCATGGAAGGTCTGCCCCTGTTCCAGCACCTTTTGCAATTGCCCGTGGATGTCGCCAAGGATGTCGAACCCGGCGGACTTGGCCACAGTGGTTGCCGTGGCATGAGCCTCCTGCCACATGTCGTGCCAGTCCCATGTGGGCGGCAGTTCATAGCCCTTGGCCTTGAAGTAGTTCACGGCCTCTTCCGGCGGCAGCGGGCGCATCTCAAGCATGTTCTTCACCCTCGGCATCCTGCACGGGGGCACCCGTTGCCCCGGCCAGCTTGGCCATGAAGATGCAGCGGGCCAGCGCCTCGGTCAGAGCTGCCGTATCCTGCTCGCTGACCACGTTCGGCAGACGGCGCAGAAACTCTTCGTGTGTGTCGCATTCTTCCAGCAGGCGGTGCAGTGGATCAAGCATCGGCTGCATCATGGGCTGCCAATCGGACAACGCCTCGATGGCCAGCTGGTCGAGTTGATCTGGGCCGTCCGGCACATCAGACCTACCCGCCGCATTAAGGGAGCGCTGCAGCGCCTGTTGCGGTTCCGGCGGCACACCGGCCACGGTTCCGGGGGCGGTGAGCACCACGGCCCCGGCAGCAGGTTCCGGCAGACCAAGCCTGTCGCGGACAACGCTGGTTTCAACATCCAGGCCGAGCGGCACCAATCTTTCCACGGCGGAGACGAGCGCGGCAATATCCTCCGCGTCCGGACGGGAGATGATGATGCGCGGGTAGCGGAGACGCGGACCGAGGTTCAGGTCCACCATGGGGCGAACAATGTCACGGTTGAGCGTCGCCGCCAGCTGACCGGCATCGGACCGTTCTATGTCTTCCCGCACTTGTTCGTGCGCATTTGCCGTGCCCACGTGTTGCCCGGTGTCCGTGGTGCCGGTCTGGCCCAGCACGGCCTTGGAGGTTTGTCGGTCCAGATAGGCGGCCAGCTTTTCGTACAGATCGATGTTGCCTGATATCTTGGCTTCCACGAATTCCAGCATCATGGATTCCGGGATGATGGCTGCCGCATCCCGCGCAATATTGCGTACGGCCCGCAGCAAGGTGGCCTTGTCCTCTGCCGAGGCACCGGCTCCGTATTTACCGACGCGCAAGGGGTGCCCGAAGATTTCCGCGAACTGGACCCACGACTTGATATCGAAGGCTTTGAACAGCCAGACCCAGGCGATGGCGTAGGCCAAACCGCCCCGGATGGGCAGGCCACTCTTGGATTTGTGGACATGCACTATGTACTTAAACGGCGTCAGGGGCTGCAACTGCCCGCCCGCATCCAGCAGACGCAGCGTGCGCCCGTCCGCCGGGTCGAAGCGGAACCAGCGCGGGTCACGCCACAGCAGCGCTTTGGGTATCCAGCGTTTGCCGCTGGTATCCCACATGATCTCCGTGACGGAGAATCCCTTGCCCACTCCATCCAGCACGTCGAACAGGGCGGGCTGCAGCTCGTCCCACTCCAGCCACTCGCGTACCAGATCGGCGGCGGCCACATCGGCGGCTTCGTCACTGGCGGAAACCACCGTCACGTCAAGTCCGCTTACCTGCAACTTACGGGTGCCGAGCACGGACCGATAGTGCAAGTCCTTCTCTTCCATCTCCTCGGCCAGTTCCAGGTACCGTGTGGGTTCACCCTCTTCCGCATCGCGCAGGATACGGGCCAGGCGTTCCGGTGTCATGCCCTGCGCCGGATGCCCGGAAATGACCTGACGCACGCCGGTCAGCGTCGGCCCGGCTTCCTCTTCCCTCAGGCGGGATGTTTCCACGGGTCTGCCCAAATGGTCATATAGCATCAGTAGGCACCTCTTCCGAACCGGGCGCGGGAGTCACCCCATGCCTCGTCCGGATCATCGTCGTGCCCGGGCGCATGTGCCGAGGGCAGAACAGGTTCATATCCATATTCCACAATATCCGTGCAGCTGGCGGCATAGCCCAGCACATGGGCAATGGCACTGTCGCCGTGGCGCTGGCGTTTGCCTCTGCCGCCCGACGTATCGCCTTCAGGCACGCGGGCCACGCCCTTTACCAGTTTGATGGCCCGGTGGTCGGAGATGATGTCCGCATCACGGGGCAGCAATGTGGTTCCGTCCTCAAAGGCTGCCTTGAAACGCGGCATGTTCTCGCGGTACCAGCCTTCCGAAAACTTCACCTGCGTGATTCGGCCCATGCCGTAACGCTGTGCCGTGATTTCCGCCAAATGGGCACCGTTGCCGGTGGCATCCATCATCCCGCCCATGAAGCGGGGCAGGCGGTCCAGCACGTACCACAGTATCTGCCGCTGCTGGTCGAACGGAATGTTGCGCAGCTCCAGCACAAATGGCGGCCGCCGGGTCATGTCCTGCTGCACGGCAATGGGCCAGATGTCCGTCAGGTCGCCGTTACGGGCAAAGTCCTGGCCGAAGTAATGCTGGAGCTTGGGGTCGCACTGGCGCAACAGCGGGGCGAGATTCTCCTCGCACCAGTCCTTTGTTTCCGCCACGCGCAGATGTTCCGGCCATTCCACAAATGTGTCCGGCTGCTCCCAGCGCACCACGGGGATCTCGGGATCGGACCGCTTTTCCAGCAGGGCCAATTGCAGGTAGGCACCATTGCCGCGATTGGGGATGCAGAACAATTCCTCATCCGCACCGTCGCCATAGAAGGCAATGATCTCTTCCCGCCATTTCGCCTCGGCCTCGGCGGTCCATTCCTTACCCTGCTTCTGGCAGATGCGCTTGTACAGCCCTTCGGCCAGTGCCCTGTCAAAGTCACAGCGCAGGAGCGAATACGGCTTGCGCCCGGCGCGAATATCCGTGATCAGCGTGTTGAACGGGTTCTCATCACCGTCATGGGTACTGATGACAAGCACCTTGCCGCCCCAGATGAGCAAGGCGAACGCGGCCTTGAGCAGTTCCTCCAGATCATCATGGAACGCTGCCTCATCAATGATCACCAGCCCCTGCATGCCTCGCAACGCACGGGGAACGGAAGGCAGCGCCACAATCTTTCCGGCGGAGGTGTCCATGCGGAAGGCCTTGATGTCCTGATCCGGACGTTCCGGGTCCTTGAACACGGTCTCGCCCACGGACACGGCTCCGACCTGCATCACTTTGGCCCAATCCCCGCAATATTCGATGTACTCCCGCGCCATTTCGAGGTTGTAGCCCATGTAGTAGACGTCCATGCCACCATCCTCGCGGCAGCGGGCAGCATGTTCCACACCGATTGCACCGGCAGCCCACGAGTAGCCCGTGCGGCGGCTCTTTTCGACGACGGTGACCGGCGAGACGCGTACAGTTTCGCGCAATTCCCACTGGTAGGGCAGAAAGCCTGCTGTGGTCATACGGCACCTCCGAGCACGGCCTGCATCATCTGGTCGATGACGGTTCCGGGTACACCGGCCTTGCGCCCGACTTCGGACACGGTGGACGCAGCCTGCTTATTGGCCGCCTTGGTTGCCTCTTCCCGGATGCGGGAAATAAGGTCCGCATCCGCTTTGGAGGCTTTGCCGAGATGGTCCAGCGCCTTGGCCAGTTCCATGGCCGAACGGGGATCAAGAGGCACGGGGTTGCCTTCCTCGTCGGTGGCCTCCGCACTGCTGATCACATCGGTAATGGCCGCGTGCAGGAACTGGATATTCATACGCGCCACCTTGCTTTCCGGCTCATCGCCGAACCGCTGCACCAATGCTTCCGCCATATCACGGCTGCGCCGGATACGTTCGCCGACCTTGTCGATGTGCTGCTTGTAGCGGTGCAGGGCGCTGCGGCTGATCTGCACGTCCAGCCCGGCCAGAGCGTCCAGTATCTCGTCCAGCGTACGGCCCTGCTCCAGCAGGACGCCTATGCGTTCCCGCACTTCCGGGGGCAGGCGCTTGATGGTGGATTTCTTGGGCATGGCTGCACCTACTCTCCGGGCATGGGCCGTTTAACGCCGGGTACAGATGCCACGCCATCGGCAACATCCTGCCCATAGGCACGCAACGTGGCCACGGTCACATCGCTTTTGTCGGAGGTGGCAACCAATCCCTGCGCGTCCAGCCATGCAAGGTCACCCTTGACCACGTCGTGGCTTACGGCGTGCCCCAGCGACTGCAGCGCGGTTTTAAGCACATAGTGGTTGGCCTCCCGCCCCGGCGATCCGGAGAGCAGACGCAGGATGCACAGGCGGCGGTCTTCTGCGAGTACGGTCTGAAAGGACATGCTACTTCCCCTTGGTAACGTGGTAATCGTTGAGCATGGCCACCTGCCGCGACAAGGCCCGGAGCAGTTCCGCCTGTCCCTCGGCACGGGCGTTGGCTGCCTTCAGCTCGCCGCTGATGTCCGACAGCTTCACCACCACGGCCTGCATATCCTTGGATGAGGGGGCGTTCTCCAATACCCCCTCCAAGCCGGATAACCGATTGTTCATGGTGGTGCGGCAGGATTCGCATTGTTCATGAGTCACATACGTCTTACGCATGGACCACAACACCCAGCCCAGCAGGGCCGAGACTGTGGTCACCACCACCGGAACGACAACTCCTGCCCACTGCACGACCAGATCATTCACCGGATCATTCATCTGGCCCTCCTGCGGCCTGCGCGTCATAGCAGCTCAGTGCTGCCTCCAGCAGGCGCACATACGTGCGGATCATCTGGTGGCGGGCGGTCAGTGCATCCACGTTGGCCGGGCCGTCGAACGGAGCATCACCGTCCACAGTGCCTGCCGTGGAGGCGAGTTCATTTGCCGTCAGGGGGGTAGGATGCGGGCACGGAGTGAATAGATGGCGCACTGTGAGCACGGTGGGCTCCTGCCTAGGCGGCGTGTGAGCGCAGCCCGCGACACTACCAAGCATTAAGCAGATCAGCAGCGGCATGACGCGTCGCATTATCCACCACCTTTGCGGCTTCTTCAGCGGTTCGGGGTCTGGTGATCGCGCGGGACAACATGGCCCGACGCGCGGCTTCTTCCGTCAGGTGCTTGCTGTACAAGGCCTGCGTGGCGTCCACCTGCCGCGACAGGGCGGCGATGGTAGCATTGCAGCTGCGCTGGTCTTCCAGCAACAGATTGCCCGCCGTGCGGGCCTGCGCCAGCTCGTGCCGGGTGGCATCGTGCGCTGCGGCAGCTTTCGCCAGAGCGGAGCGGGCATCTGCCACGTCTCCGCGCAGCCACAAGGCCCAGCACAACAGGCCAAGCACCACGGCCATTCCTGCGATCAGCAGGGCTAGCTTGGTCTTGGGGATGAGGGACATGGGGATCGGTAACATCAGTTTCCTCCGATATTGAGATCGCGCTCGACATCGAGATCACGTAATGACGGCGCGGGTGCGGTGGTCTCATTGTATACAGGGCCGGTCGGCGGGTACGCACCCCACACGCCACCGGAACCTAATTCAAAGCGGGATTGTGCGGCCTTGGCACCGCAGGCCCCGCCGATGAGCCCGGCCTCTGCCCAGCCCAGCGGAATGTAATGCCCGGCCACGACCATGCCCGTGATCCACGCCCCCAGCACCACCACGCACACCAGCACAGCCATAATGCGCATGGCCGATGTGCCGCCGGTATGGTCGCAGAAGGCATCGCCGAGCAAATTCCCAAGCCGCATTACGCCATTCCCTCCTTAGCCAGCTGCGTGCACCAGCCGTCCAAGGCTCCGGTGCGGTTGAGCCAGCCCGCGAGGAATGCGCGGTAGTCCACAACCTGCCCGCTGCTCAAAACTTTGGGCGGTCGGGCGACCAATGATTGGTAGAACGCCTCACGTTCAGTGATGGTGGATAATGCAAGGGCCAACGAGCCGTCGCGGCACAGCAGGGTGACACGTCGCAGAGTGTTGGGGCCAAGGCGACCATCTTCCACCAGCGGAATGCCGTCGGTACGGTTGCATGCGGCCTGCAACTGGCGCACGGCGGGCGGCACCCCCTGATTGACGGCACCGTCATAGACGGCGACCGCCACCAGCGGCGGCAATTCATGCAGACCGGGAGCCGCCCAGAAGTGGGCATAGAATAGCCGGGTCGCTATTTCGGAGGTGACTGCGCGGACGTCATCGGCGTCTATGTCGCCATCGCCATCGATGTCGCAACCGATTAAGCGCAACCAGCGCAGGGACACGCCCCGGTTGGTGATGCCGCCGGGATCGTTCGGGTGGTCCACCAGACCACCTTCCCACTTGGCCACAAAGGCCTGTGCGGCCTCGAATGTACTGCGCATATGCCCTCCCTCTTGCGTTGCCATGCAGTAAGCGCGACAAGGCCCACCGTATGGTGGGCCTATGGGAGGTGTCTTTTAATGGGGGTGAAATAGAGAAGCCCCGCCGGAGCGGGGCTGGGGGGGCAAAGAGAAGGATTAACGCAGTGGTAGCGTTAAATCATTACCAGCGTGCGGAACAACTCTGTCGAGACAAAGGGACTGGCATCCGCTTTTGGGCACTAGTAGTCCTGCCCCATCGCTGGAAACACCGAAATAGCAAGTCTGACCGAACGCCATAAATTCAGTTGGGATCGAAGATTTTCCATCTGAGACGGAAAAAACGAAGTTAGCGTGGTATGCCCCCGTTGGGTCTGGAAAGGCCATGTCTATACGTTCAAATCGCAACTCCCGGTAATACTTAGCAAGGCCGGGGCAGGCTGTCAGCACCTTGGGCCATGCCTGTGTGAGGCGTTCATGCACATCTGGGGAAATGTCCGCTGCCAGCTGGGGCATTGCAGGTGGTTTTGACGTACTCGTTTTGGCAACCTGTCCAATAACAACGACCACCACGAAAAGGGCAGCCACTATCCACACCATTCTCCGCATTTTGGGATTCTGCCAGCTATTTTCCATTTGTTACCCCATTAAAACAGCCGACGTGTCGGCTAGTTTATTTTTCGGTGTCAATGTTTTCAGCGTGTTGCCGTGGCGAGTCCTAAAAAAAACAGCCGACGTCGGCTATTTTGCCTCCCGGCACCACCAGATAACGCGGCCGATAACTCGTACGGTGTCGGCAAGGTCCCCGCGCAGGGGGACCTCAATGGCGCTATAGCTTGGGTTGATGCTATTCAGTACCAGCACCCCCGGCAACAGGTCGACACGTTTCACGTACACGCCACCCTCAACGCCAACGGCATAGATGGCACCAGGCACAACCCCCGTCTGCGATTGATCTATCAGCACCATATCCCCGTCTTCAATGGCCGGGGCCATGCTGTCACCCACCACATCCATCAATACCATGCTGGATGCCTGCCCTTTACGTATCAGCCAATCCGATCTGAAGGCATAGCTGCCCACGGGGTCCCCGTTGGCTTCCAGGCTGCCTCCGCCTGCGGAAAGGCGGGCTTGGACCTTAGGGACCAAGACAATCCCGCAATGGGGGCCGCTCTCATTTTGCGAACTGGTAGGTTGAGGGTTTTGAGAAGCCGCGCTGTCTTCCTTCCCAAGCAACAGCCACGCAGCAGAAGCACCTGTTTTAGAACAAACGAGCGCAGCAAAGTCTACGTCCGGGGTACGTTCGTTCCTCTCATAGTTTCCAAGCGCGCGCTGACTGATACCTATGCGGGATGCGAATTCCGCTTGGGTTTCCCCGCCGCGAAGAATTTTAATCCTGTCACCAAAGGACATAATGCCTCAAAGAGCACGATTGAGCAAATATACCCAATCGTGCTTGACTGATATTCTCGTTTGTGCCAAATTCTGAGGCACGGGACGGTAGCAAAAAGCACTAGCAAGCACGACACTACCAGCCCGCAAGGCAAGGGTCAACGTCAGCAACTGACGCATGTTCGGACAGAGAAAGGACCAAGCGTCCCAATTCGGACAACCTGCGAGGTTCGGAGTGCAAACCACCCATCTCTCCCTTTTCGATGACGACAACAAGCGGGCAGAGGCGCGTAGCCGCAAGGCCATGCGTGCTGCTGGTTTTGTTTCCGCGTTGAAGGGGGCCATGTTCCGGGCAGCCAAATCGAGCCCACTCTCCCGTGATCAGATCGTGGACGAGATGAATGCACTGGCCGCTGCGGCAGGCCGCCGTCTTACACAGGGACGGGCTAAGTGTATTGCGCGGGACACGCTCGACAAATGGCTATCCTCCGAAGAGGCAGAGCATGTGCCCGGTATGTACGCCGTGCACATATTCTGCCTCGCCATCGATGACCCCTCGCCTTTGTGTTTCTGGCTGGAATCCGGCTTTGGCATTCAGACGGCCGAGCCGGAAACCCTCAAGTTGGCCGAATTTGCGCGCGGTGTGTTGGAGCATAAGCTCCGCACCAAGCGTCAGCGGCGGCTTGAAGAGGAACTCATGTCCAACCTGGAGGGAACGCGATGAATACGGCCCTTATGGTGCAGTCCGGTCTCGGAAAGGGCCGCGACTGCATGCTTATCCAGCGGGAAATCCGCGACAAGGGCTTGTCCATGTCGGGCATTGCCCGTGCTCTGGATGTACACCACTCCCTTGTCCAATCCACAGTCTGCGGTACTCGCAACAACCGCAAGGTACTGGCTTATCTCCTTAAAATCGGTGTCCACCCCAAGCAGTTATTCCCGATGGCCTACAAGGCTCCGGAAGCGTTTCGCCCCGCCATTGACAGAATGCGGCGTGATCTCGCGGAGCAGAACGTGCGCGTGGACGACTTGTTCACGGAACGGAGGGCTGCATGAACTCGCCAACCAACCCCTGCCCCCTCGTGAAGGGATCGCGCGTCTTGTTGCCCGCAGCATCTGCCCGCTGCCGCTGCCACGTGGCCCAGCAGGATGGGCACATACACATCCGGGCCCATGGCGCGGCAGGTGACGTTGAATTGCGGGCTCCGGCCAGTCTGCGATTAGAAGCGCTGCGGGCGGCTCTGCGTTTGGCCGGAGGTGCAGCATGAGCGGCTGGTGTGTAGTGGATGCGGCCATGAGCCGCCAGACCGGGCTGTGCATGATGCTGTCCACCGGCGTGGAACTGACCATGGACGTAGATGCCGCCGACCGCATGTCTCTGGATCGGGCAAACGCCATCTGCGCCGCGCTGAATGATGGCGCAAGCCCCTGTGGCGACTTCCGGGTTGTGCCAGCCACGGCGCTGGATGGTGCAGCCATGCGGACCGTGGCAGTGGGCACCCACGCCGTCACATGCGCTCTGCGCAAGCCGGATGCCGTGGTCATCGATGTGAGCTGCAGGGAGGTGACGGCATGATCAACATCGTTCTGATCGGCGGGCTGGACCGCCTGCATGCCGACTACAAACAGGCCGCTGCAGATCGCGGCGTGGACCTGCGCTGTTACACGGGGCGCGAGTCCAACCTCGCGTCCCGCATTGGCGATGCCACCGCCGTACTGGTCATCACCAGTGTCATCAGTCATCGGGCCGTCAACATTGCCCGGTCAGCAACCAGCATTCCCATCATCCGCTTGCGTGGTGCAGGCGTAGGCCATGTCAGGCGCGGCATCGCTGCCGCGCTGGCAGAGCAGGAGGGCACCGGAAATGTTTAACGATTGGGATTTCGCGAAGGTGTTTCTTGCCATTTCATTGATCGGAATGGTTACCGGCTTTGCACTGTTCTTCTTTTTCAAATGGTTGTGGGACCATGTGACAATAGGATGGATGTAGCCATGAGAAGCAAAAAATTCACGGTGAAGGGTGTCGAGGTAACGGTCAGTACCGGCAAGAATGAAGACGGAAACACAGCCATCATTTTGTCCACGAACGCCAAGCGCGATGCTGTGATCAAGACGGTACTGGTGGTGGAACCTGCGGGCTACCTTGATCAGGTGTTTGACCGTGTCGGGTTGTCCCTCGTTACGGAATGGGTCTCCGATCTCATGAAAAGCCCCATCAGCCTTCTGCTGGAAACCTGTGAGGAAGATATCCATGCAAACGCCCACCCCTAAGGAGTTCGTCGCTGCCGTGGAACAGATGCGCGATGCCCAGCGCCGTTACTTCCGCACTCGTGATCTTGCGGATCTGAAGAACAGCAAGACGCAAGAGCGACGGGTAGATGAAATGATTGAACTACTCTCGGCCCGCCGCCCCCTGTCGCTGTTCCCTGAGGAGGACCAACATGCCTAAGTATACCTGCGATTTCAAAGTAACTGTACTCGGCAGAGCTACAGTCGAGGCAGCCACGTTGGAAGCTGCGTACGAGGCCGTACTTGAAGCCTCCAGCGATGAATATCTGTGCTCAATATCCCTGCATCTGGGGGATACGGCTGAATTCGAGTTCTCCGAAGAAGGAGAAGAAGTGAAGCTGACTCTGGATGATTCGTGCGAGATCGATGTCTATCGGCCTGTAGAGGTGCCCCATGAGTAACTTCGAGCACGATGCCTATATGGAAAAACTACGGGCCGAGCGCGAAGCACGTGAACAGGCCGAGCGTGACCGCCTGACTCTTGCGCTGGGCGTGGACTGGAACCCGGTCCGGCCTGCGGATGTGCGTTCATGGGCTGCGGTACCGGCCCCCAAGTACAAAAAGGACTTCGTGGGCAAGTTCATCCGCTGTCTGGATGTTCCTCGTAACTCCTATGCAGGCATGGTCGACCGCGATCCGGTACCGGACTTTGCCGTGATGCAGATACGCAGACGCGACACGGGCATGGGCA is a genomic window of Desulfovibrio psychrotolerans containing:
- a CDS encoding phage protease, whose product is MDTKHTTSPLLQARHAVELTDPMDVTATPPEWIQLLPSGEFRGRDGRGPYRNADPAGIIATTIAYQAGAELPMDYDHQLEYAAINGQPAPASGWIVELAVKFGGEVWGRVRWTEKAAAHIRAREYRYLSPVFRHTADGRIIRIESAALTNVPNLELVAIASRRAGGEAQPHTREEDMDLKKMLTGILGLPADSAEDVVTAKVQGLVTAAHSAGAGLASIAKAIGAPDGATADAIATEARALASRVGAPDPAKFVPIEMYQETSSALAALRKDVSASTAKSLVEEAKTAHKVSPAMEPWAQSYAEKDPDGFKAWMSASAPVVPTGPKGPDGKPPAGTGKLSDEERAVCSQLGLDEAEYLKSVQSAAPGGKEA
- a CDS encoding phage head morphogenesis protein, producing the protein MLEMRPLPPEEAVNYFKAKGYELPPTWDWHDMWQEAHATATTVAKSAGFDILGDIHGQLQKVLEQGQTFHDFKKELTPVLQAKGWWGRKELPDPRTGEVRSVQLGSPRRLRTIYDVNLRTAHASGAWARAQRTKDRRPFLRYVAILDRRTRPDHRAWHGTVLPMDDPFWNTHYPPNGWRCRCSVQQLGQRDLDRYGYTVSESPPRPPMVPWKNPKTGEVVMVPKGIDPGWGYNPGKAALQEHAARTLMNKLVPLPPDVAAKAMAASARFVMPALEKDFAGWVNDVVHRARSGNYRAMGERRVVGALPPGALDFLRGRNVIPASGAITMADGDVLHMLRSAKGNQLPPATLSRLPQILARPQAILWDKQDPGLVYVWHMEGNAAEKVIVKVDYRTRVAREKVTTNSVRSGRTTNADELRNRGRYDVVEGDI
- a CDS encoding DUF935 domain-containing protein — its product is MLYDHLGRPVETSRLREEEAGPTLTGVRQVISGHPAQGMTPERLARILRDAEEGEPTRYLELAEEMEEKDLHYRSVLGTRKLQVSGLDVTVVSASDEAADVAAADLVREWLEWDELQPALFDVLDGVGKGFSVTEIMWDTSGKRWIPKALLWRDPRWFRFDPADGRTLRLLDAGGQLQPLTPFKYIVHVHKSKSGLPIRGGLAYAIAWVWLFKAFDIKSWVQFAEIFGHPLRVGKYGAGASAEDKATLLRAVRNIARDAAAIIPESMMLEFVEAKISGNIDLYEKLAAYLDRQTSKAVLGQTGTTDTGQHVGTANAHEQVREDIERSDAGQLAATLNRDIVRPMVDLNLGPRLRYPRIIISRPDAEDIAALVSAVERLVPLGLDVETSVVRDRLGLPEPAAGAVVLTAPGTVAGVPPEPQQALQRSLNAAGRSDVPDGPDQLDQLAIEALSDWQPMMQPMLDPLHRLLEECDTHEEFLRRLPNVVSEQDTAALTEALARCIFMAKLAGATGAPVQDAEGEEHA
- a CDS encoding DUF3486 family protein, which gives rise to MPKKSTIKRLPPEVRERIGVLLEQGRTLDEILDALAGLDVQISRSALHRYKQHIDKVGERIRRSRDMAEALVQRFGDEPESKVARMNIQFLHAAITDVISSAEATDEEGNPVPLDPRSAMELAKALDHLGKASKADADLISRIREEATKAANKQAASTVSEVGRKAGVPGTVIDQMMQAVLGGAV
- a CDS encoding VpaChn25_0724 family phage protein codes for the protein MSFQTVLAEDRRLCILRLLSGSPGREANHYVLKTALQSLGHAVSHDVVKGDLAWLDAQGLVATSDKSDVTVATLRAYGQDVADGVASVPGVKRPMPGE
- a CDS encoding DUF2730 family protein produces the protein MNDPVNDLVVQWAGVVVPVVVTTVSALLGWVLWSMRKTYVTHEQCESCRTTMNNRLSGLEGVLENAPSSKDMQAVVVKLSDISGELKAANARAEGQAELLRALSRQVAMLNDYHVTKGK
- a CDS encoding glycoside hydrolase family 108 protein; amino-acid sequence: MRSTFEAAQAFVAKWEGGLVDHPNDPGGITNRGVSLRWLRLIGCDIDGDGDIDADDVRAVTSEIATRLFYAHFWAAPGLHELPPLVAVAVYDGAVNQGVPPAVRQLQAACNRTDGIPLVEDGRLGPNTLRRVTLLCRDGSLALALSTITEREAFYQSLVARPPKVLSSGQVVDYRAFLAGWLNRTGALDGWCTQLAKEGMA
- a CDS encoding XRE family transcriptional regulator, whose translation is MSFGDRIKILRGGETQAEFASRIGISQRALGNYERNERTPDVDFAALVCSKTGASAAWLLLGKEDSAASQNPQPTSSQNESGPHCGIVLVPKVQARLSAGGGSLEANGDPVGSYAFRSDWLIRKGQASSMVLMDVVGDSMAPAIEDGDMVLIDQSQTGVVPGAIYAVGVEGGVYVKRVDLLPGVLVLNSINPSYSAIEVPLRGDLADTVRVIGRVIWWCREAK
- a CDS encoding DUF2325 domain-containing protein, whose product is MINIVLIGGLDRLHADYKQAAADRGVDLRCYTGRESNLASRIGDATAVLVITSVISHRAVNIARSATSIPIIRLRGAGVGHVRRGIAAALAEQEGTGNV